The Aethina tumida isolate Nest 87 chromosome 6, icAetTumi1.1, whole genome shotgun sequence nucleotide sequence AGTTTTACCCAACATTCCTCACAGTTTCAAACGTGTGGAAAATATAGAAGAGAAGGCTTTGTCAATAATAACATATCACACCTTCAGATTATCCAATTTCAAGGTCACCAGAAGTAACAACAAAGAAAGAAGTTGGTGAGGCAAAATGCTCAAAaaacttcaatattaaaacattggaATAGTTTGAAtaagaaagtaattattaGCAGAGTTTAGCCAGAATCACGAAACAATGTCTGGCAAAATTGTCTACTCGACCAAAATGAACAGAAGAATGAATCTTCAAAGCATTCAAAGACTTGAAAAATTTCAACCAAAGCACTACTCTCAATTAAGTTTTACCCAACATTCCTCATAGCTGCAAACCTGTGGAAAATATAGAAGAGTAGGCTTTACCAATAACATCCCATCACACCATCAACATTATCAGAACCTTCAGCTTATCCAGTTCCAAGGTCACCAGAAGTAACAACAAAGAAAGAAGTTGGTGAGGCAAAATGCTCAAAAAACTTCAATATTAAGACATTAGAATAGTTTGAACAAGAAAGTAATCATTAGCAGAGTTTGGCGAGAAACACGAAACAATGTCTGGCAAAATTCTCTACTCTACCAAAATGAACAGAAGAATGAATTTTCAAAGCATTCAAAGACTTGAAAAGTTTCAACAAAAGCACTACTCTCAATCAAGTTTTACCCAACATTCCTCATAGCTTCAAACCTATGGAAAATAAAGAAGAGTAGGCTTTGCCAATACCAACATATCACCCCATCAACATTATGAGAACCTTCAGTTTATCCAGTTCCAAGGTCACCAGAAGTAACAACAAAGAAAGAAGTTGGGGAGGCAAAATGCTCAAAAAACTTCAATATTAAGACATTAGAATAGTTTGAACAAGAAAGTAATCATTAGCAGAGTTTGGCGAGAAACACGAAACAATGTCTGGCAAAATTCTCTACTCTACCAAAATGAACAGAAGAATGAATCTTCTAAGCATACAAAGACTCTAAAAGTTTCAACCAAAGCACTACTCTCAATCAAGTTTTACCCAACATTCCTCATAGCTTCAAACCTGTGGAAAATATAGAAGAGTAGGCTTTGTCAATAACAACATATCACACCTTCAGATTATCCAGTTCCAAGGTCACCAGAAGTAACAACAAAGAAAGAAGTTGGGGAGGCAAAATGCTCAAAAAACTTCAATATTAAGACATTAGAATAGTTTGAACAAGAAAGTAATCATTAGCAGAGTTTGGCGAGAAACACGAAACAATGTCTGGCAAAATTCTCTACTCTACCAAAATGAACAGAAGAATGAATCTTCAAAGCATTCAAAGACTTGAAAAGTTTCAACCAAAGCACTACTCTCAATTAAGTTTTACCCAACATTCCTCATAGCTCCAAACTTGTGGAAAATATAGAAGAGTAGGCTTTGTCAATAACATCCCATCACACCATCAACATTATCAGAACCTTTAGCTTATCCAGTTCCAAGGTCACCAGAAGTAACAACAAAGAAAGAAGTTGGAGAGGCAAAATGCTCAAAAAACTTCAATATTAAGACATTAGAATAGTTTGAACAAGAAAGTAATCATTAGCAGAGTTTGGCGAGAAACACGAAACAGTGTCTGGCAAAATTCTCTACTCTACCAAAATGAACAGAAGAATGAATCTTCAAAGCATTCAAAGACTTGAAAAGTTTCCACCAAAGCACTACTCTCAATCAAGTTTTACCCAACATTCCTCACAGTTTCAAACGTGTGGAAAATATAGAAGAGAAGGCTTTGTCAATAATAACATATCACACCTTCAGATTATCCAATTCCAAGATCACCAGAAGTAACAACAAAGAAAGAAGTTGGTGAGGCAAAATGCTCAAAAAACTTCAATATTAAGACATTGGAATAGTTTGAACAAGAAAGTAATCATTAGCAGAGTTTGGCCAGAAACACGAAACAAAGTCTGGCAGAATTCTCTACTCcaccaaaataaacagaagAATGAATCGTCAAAGCATTCAAAGACTTGAAAAGTTTCAACAAAAGCACTACTCTCAATCAAGTTTTACCCAACATTCCTCATAGCTCCAAACCTGTGGAAAATATAGAAGAGTAGGCTTTGCCAATAACATACTATCACACCATCAACATTATCAGAACCTTCAGCTTATCCAGTTCCAAGGTCACCAGAAGTAACAACAAAGAAAGAAGTTGGGGAGGCAAAATGCTCAAAAAACTTCAATATTAAGACATTAGAATAGTTTGAACAAGAAAGTAATCATTAGCAGAGTTTGGCGAGAAACACGAAACAGTGTCTGACAAAATTCTCTACTCTACCAAAATGAACAGAAGAATGAATCTTCAAAGCATTCAAAGACTTGAAAAGTTTCAACCAAAGCACTACTCTCAATTAAGTTTTACCCAACATTCCTCATAGCTCCAAACCTGTGGAAAATATAGAAGAGTAGGCTTTGCCAATAACATACTATCACACCATCAACATTATCAGAACCTTCAGCTTATCCAGTTCCAAGGTCACCAGAAGTAACAACAAAGAAAGAAGTTGGGGAGGCAAAATGCTCAAAAAACTTCAATATTAAGACATTGGAATAGTTTGAACAAGAAAGTAATCATTAGTAGAGTTTAGTCAGAAGCACGAAACAATGTCTGGCAAAATTCTCTACTCTACCAAAATGAACAGAAGAATGAATCTTCAAAGcatttaaagatttgaaaaGTTTCAACCAAAGCACTACTAGTAGACCTGAGAAAGTGgaatttgtaaaaagtaaaatttcaaattactaCAGACTCTTATGGAACATGATTGtcgacattatttttttattttgaagagtAACTTtggtatttaattcaattttatagtttatgttTGATaatccattttaatttatagttgttAAGAACATTTTATCCATCAATCAATGTAAATAACTCAACAATATAGGTTTTCATTCCAAAAACacgaataatattatattgtaaactCGCCCACTCGAAGAACAAGAAAGACAGTTAAAACAAAACCATGATCAATATTCAATACATCAAATGAAAGTGGAATAAatagtgtaatttttaatcccGACGAAACAACCCTACTTCTCGAAACAATGCAACACAATTGCATGTTTGAACACGAATAGGTGCGTAGCGGAACCACAAATTCAATGGCAAGCccctacaataaatattataagctTGAAGCAGTGAAACTATGTGTTACatgtttcattataaaatatgtcatgcCTGATTAAATatccattaaatatatttagttagttggaaaaataaattacttttctgaattcttaaatattttaatacagaaacaaccttaatatttaatctttaaatgcattttattttatttatttgtgtgtgtgtgtgtgtgtaaatgtgtaaattaatattacattatatttaataaattttattttttaattttaattatacttaatatatatttccacATATTTCTATctgaatgaaatatatttatatttattagttatattcTATAATTAGTTGAAAAATACAGTCAATAAACCGTCCTCTTTATTGGCAGCAATTTGTGTATTTCCCGTACCAATATTTCGCTAGTGCagacaacatttttatttttaggttaggttattttaatatatgtaatctacataaatttattaacaaactttgtttataaatattaataaattaatcaatttcttaACCACAAgtggtaatatatttaaagtattaaaattggacaataaattgACCTATATCAAAcacttataattataatttcttaaatatattgatttgaaGTAAATAGATGTGATTTATGGCTTTTCATATTAGTTCTATTCATAAAATACTCTTAGAATACATTTACtttgcatttttttaactgcaatcacataaaatattttcagtaccATTTTACTGTCCAATTTATTggtagaaatttatacattacaCACGAATATTGTACCAGGGTGggcaacatttatatttttggttagAATAATTTAGCATATGTATCCCGCATATGTTGGTAAACAAACTTTGTTTACAGGTtggtaatatttgataaagttACCAGAAAGTTCTTAGAAAATTGGTAATAATGGAACTTATACTTTTTTCCAGCACagtattatcaatttttttctacttAGCAGTAAATTTAAGGCATCAAAATGGAACAACAAATTGGCCTGAATCAaacaattgtattaataatttattaaaaataattcttaaatatattcacctgaagaaatcagaaataatttatatttttttatatttattccatttctgaaatatttgtgtggtacaatttttaataaattttacccataactaaataatttgaatagtaattataatttaaacaaattcttaaatatttctgtttggAGTAAGTAGAAACGATTTATTacatttctatattaattCTGTTCACAAAATAttggtaaaatataatttctttaacaatacttacaattaatttaataataaacaatgattagaaataaattgtactttttatGTCTATTGTATTggggaatataataaataaactgttcAGTTTATTGGTAACAAATTGTGTATTTCACCAGTGCaggcaacatttttatttttaggttaggttattttagtatatgtaatctacataaatttattaacaaactttgtttataaatatcaataaattaatcaatttcttaACCACAAgtggtaatatatttaaaatattaaaattggacaataaattgGCCTATATCAAACACTTATAactataatttcttaaatatattgatttgaaGTAAATATATGTGATTTATGGCTTTTCATATTAGTTCTATTCATAAAATACTCTTAGAATACATTTACtttgcatttttttaactgcaatcacataaaatattttcagtaccATTTTACTGTCCAATTTATTggtagaaatttatacattacaCACGAATATTATGCCAGTGCAGCcaacacttttatttttaggttaggtCATTTTAGTATCTATAACCTACACcagtttgtaaataaattgtatttataagttggtagtatttatatatgtaaagaTGGAACACGAAAAGAGAACAACAGCGCTGCCaacattagaataaataaaatggcgACAGTTATCACagaaactttatataaaaatcccGAATATATTACTATTGTTGACTTCAAAGCGTAAAAATTGAGGCTATGAATAAaactattgattaaatattaatatttattgcatcaaataaatacttaaaattaatttaataataaacagacGCAAATGAAATGAACTATTCACAACGtcatataagaataaataattacgatAACAAAGGTCAAAACTTTGTTGTTAATACTGGTCTATGATTTATGTACGAGCCAAATGCTCGAACTCCTGGGCTTGCCTGTAGTTCTCCAGAATCTTGTTGGTCAACTCCATATCGTCAGCGGACGCCAGGTTGGCCAGAACAGCCTGCGACACAGCCTTGGCCGGCTCCTCGGGCAGTCTGGCTTCTTCGAAAGGGGCAACCACCTCCTCGACATTGGACTCGGCGAACACTTCGTCGGGTAAAGCCCTTTCGGTGGTGTACGGGAAGAGTCCGGTCCTGGTCAGGATCAGGTTGGCCACCTTGTCGTAGACGTTGGCGCCTTGGAAGCCGTCGCGTGGTATGAAGTCCATCACGTAGTTGGAGAACCGGGCCACCAGGCCGAGGGACGAACGCAACAGCTGCAGGTTTTCGGGGGTCCACAGCGAGGCCAGGAGGTTGATGAAGCGCAGCTTCACGTTGAAGACTTCGATGAACGTGTTGAGTTTGGAGGTAAACTGGTTGACAGCTGTTTCAGCTATTATTGATCCGACGTCGGGTTTTTGCAGAGGTACtacttgttgttgttgttgttcttgGCATGTCACCAACGACAACAGGGCGACCAACGCCAGGCAGACctgttgatttaataattaagtactgTGCTGCTGTTTATTTAATGGTACTCACCAGAGTTGTCCTCATTGTTGTGTGTGGTTGGCCGAAGGGATTAATTTCGACTGACTGTCAAAGGTTGTGATTAAgggttatttataaatcatttgtCTCAATgtcattatcaaatatttccaCTTAACTTAACACTTTCCACAAATGATAATGGTGGTTTTTGCACATTAGTCAGTAAATGAAGGTAAAGTACTGGGACGacgaaattatgtaaaaatgggAAAACAATCGTCGGTGAAAGTtgggaaatttaaatatttttaaataatacgacacatataatattaattatttataataattaacaaactttattAGTTTCCTGATTTAAACACGTGCATTAAAAACAAccgtgttaaaattattattgaacagTCAAGTTTCATAACATcctcaaacaaacaaaaaactcATCCCATTGTTGCATTCTATCAGTTCCTAACTAAAATTAtcacataataaaaacaacgTACAAACGCCGGAATGACAAATTACACTATTATTCGATTATCTGGGAAAGTAAGAGGCACGAACAAAGATGATGAGAACATAGCatcaataatatcaaatttttttttgtgtaagCAACGATTGTGACACACTAAAACCATTCACTGTGCCATTTTTCTTTCACCTCCCATTTCACAACGTCTCTAGTGAAAAATGAAcgatataacatatatatatatatatatatataaatattttattgttgtctgGTTGAGTTTCCCAATGGTAATTCGTCGGCGAAATCATCGTCCATTTCATAGTTATTGTGTGTGAGTTTACGGCCTCAATCGATGTATTGGTGTTGACACATGGACAGACAGTTTGTTGACTGATTTTACACACAACATaacaatatacataatataaaatgaaaaggaAACACTACTAGTattcaattagttttatgtaactttaaaatgtcgtaaaataatatttttaacgactaaattttatgaataaattatggtTAAAGCAAAAATGTCTTCTTATGAACATTAGCTAACGACTAAAATGTAATAGTCGTTAAAAAATGACgaggtttttaaaaatcttttaaaaactttcaacTAATTCATTGTGTTATGACCACAACTTATGGATAACATTCAACTTTCGTCGTTAAAGATAAAACGTTTAACTTGTTTGTTACTCgtgacttttataaaaattagtcagAATCAGtattttatgtagtttttagtaatcagtaattaaatacattattgttgaatttagttaagtcataatttttatgatgcactttttaaagatttaaataaaatcattatttatttatttatgtatttattggtTTAGCCACAATTTACTTATGACCTAAAAATGTCAGTTCATAAAATTAGTGTTTTAAATACCAATCAGTGTTTTAATGATATGACAtttaactaaaacattattgGAGCATAACTTGGTTCAgccataatttattcattctcTTTATAAAAGTTAGTTGTTAGAAATTAGTGTTTTATGACGTTTTCAACAATTgacttttacaaattttagcctttataaattactgtttttttgttttaggtacaacaaattttagtggttaaaatttagtattttatccACTTTTTGGAGATCTGTCTtttaactaaaacattattgGTGTATAATTTGgtttaactataatttacCCATGATtgatatcaattaaaacattaaaggcgaatttctttgtttagctacattttattaatgtcttttacaaatgttaacatttagaaattaatattttatacacttttGAAAGATATGACTTTTAACTAACAACATTATTGGTACATTTCTTGTTTTAGTTACAATTTGTGATGACTTACAAATTTTAgtggttaaaatttagtgttttatccactttttgaagtttgtcttttaactaaaacattattgGTGTATAATTTGGTTCAACCATAAATTACTCatgattgttataaaaattagtcatTAGGAATTAGTGCTTTACGCCCTTTTTAAAAACTCgactttcaattaaaacaataaatgcgAATTTCTTGGTTTagctacattttattaatgtctttTACAAACG carries:
- the LOC109605490 gene encoding uncharacterized protein LOC109605490, with translation MRTTLVCLALVALLSLVTCQEQQQQQVVPLQKPDVGSIIAETAVNQFTSKLNTFIEVFNVKLRFINLLASLWTPENLQLLRSSLGLVARFSNYVMDFIPRDGFQGANVYDKVANLILTRTGLFPYTTERALPDEVFAESNVEEVVAPFEEARLPEEPAKAVSQAVLANLASADDMELTNKILENYRQAQEFEHLART